In Amaranthus tricolor cultivar Red isolate AtriRed21 chromosome 3, ASM2621246v1, whole genome shotgun sequence, a single window of DNA contains:
- the LOC130809115 gene encoding methyltransferase FGSG_00040, translating into MEEDNILQQIRSKAAEFLLREDWNESIKAYSHFIPLCQQQISKTQQESDLLKLRKSLCLALSNRAEARFRLRDFEEALKDCEESLQIDNTHLKTLVCKGKILLNLNRYSLALDCLKRALVFESQCNGNLEVLNGLIEKCKKLDYLSRTGNFDISNWVSCGFSGICPELCEFVGNVEIKKSEISGRGLFCTKSIDIGSLILVTKSVATERCILPKDSKGLLDENEQLVMWKNFIDRVTESSSKCHKTRHLISKLSIGENEDDLETPDISLFKPETDGESFPNKNLEEDKILSILDVNSLVEDAVSSKVLGKNSDYYGVGLWLLPSFINHSCSPNARRLHIGDYVVVLASKEIKAGKEITFAYYDVLCPLAKRREMSKTWGFNCECKRCKYEEKMQSKPEMGEIEIGLEKGVDVGCAIFRLEECMKRWVMRGKEKGYFRASFWKAFSEAFESEKCVRRWGRKIPALEPIVDSLVEAVGSDERVVKVLVRKLKRGSCGYGDMERAIKLGRGVYGKVMKRQALRILLELGVHE; encoded by the coding sequence ATGGAAGAAGATAATATACTGCAGCAAATCAGATCCAAAGCGGCCGAATTTCTACTTAGAGAAGATTGGAATGAATCAATTAAAGCTTATTCCCACTTTATTCCTCTTTGCCAACAACAAATCTCTAAGACCCAGCAAGAATCTGATCTTTTGAAACTCCGAAAATCTCTCTGTTTAGCCCTTTCAAATCGAGCCGAAGCCCGATTCAGATTAAGGGATTTTGAAGAAGCATTGAAGGATTGTGAGGAATCCCTTCAAATTGATAATACCCATTTAAAAACCCTTGTCTGTAAAGGTAAAATCTTGCTCAATCTCAATCGATATTCTTTAGCTTTAGATTGTCTGAAAAGGGCTTTGGTTTTTGAGTCCCAATGTAATGGGAATTTAGAGGTTTTAAATGGGTTGATTGAGAAATGCAAGAAACTTGATTATTTGTCTAGAACTGGTAATTTTGATATTTCTAATTGGGTTTCATGTGGGTTTTCTGGGATTTGTCCTGAACTTTGTGAATTTGTGGGTAATGTTGAGATCAAAAAATCTGAAATTAGTGGCAGAGGTTTGTTTTGTACTAAAAGTATTGATATTGGGAGCTTAATTTTAGTTACGAAATCAGTTGCTACTGAAAGATGCATACTTCCAAAAGATAGTAAGGGGCTTttggatgaaaatgaacaattgGTTATGTGGAAGAATTTCATTGATAGAGTTACTGAATCTTCATCAAAATGTCACAAAACTCGTCATTTGATCAGTAAATTGTCGATTGGAGAGAACGAGGATGATCTCGAAACCCCAGATATTAGTCTCTTTAAGCCTGAAACTGATGGAGAAAGTTTCCCAAATAAAAATCTAGAAGAAGATAAGATTCTAAGTATTCTAGATGTGAATTCACTTGTTGAAGATGCTGTTTCTTCTAAGGTTCTTGGAAAAAACAGTGATTACTATGGTGTCGGTTTATGGTTACTTCCttcattcatcaatcattcttgtAGTCCTAATGCAAGGAGATTGCATATAGGTGATTATGTGGTTGTTCTTGCTTCTAAGGAAATTAAGGCAGGGAAAGAGATCACATTTGCTTACTATGATGTTCTTTGTCCGCTAGCCAAACGAAGAGAAATGTCGAAAACATGGGGGTTCAATTGTGAGTGTAAAAGATGCAAATATGAAGAAAAGATGCAGTCTAAACCCGAGATGGGAGAAATCGAAATTGGACTTGAGAAAGGAGTTGATGTTGGTTGTGCGATTTTTCGATTGGAAGAGTGTATGAAGAGATGGGTTATGAGAGGTAAAGAAAAGGGTTACTTTCGAGCATCATTTTGGAAAGCATTTTCAGAAGCATTTGAGTCAGAGAAATGTGTAAGAAGGTGGGGAAGGAAGATACCAGCTTTGGAGCCTATTGTTGATAGTTTAGTTGAAGCAGTTGGGAGTGATGAAAGAGTTGTGAAAGTTTTGGTTAGGAAACTGAAAAGAGGAAGTTGTGGGTATGGAGATATGGAAAGGGCAATCAAGTTAGGAAGGGGTGTGTATGGTAAAGTCATGAAGAGACAAGCATTGAGAATTCTACTTGAGTTGGGTGTTCATGAATAG
- the LOC130809117 gene encoding probable uridine nucleosidase 2, which translates to MAELESKKQKLIIDTDPGIDDAMAIFVALQSPKVEVIGLTTIYGNVYTTLATRNALHLLEVAGRTDIPVAEGSHVTITKGTKLRIADFVHGTDGLGNQNFPSPNGKPIEKSAATFLVEEAKKYPGEITVVALGPLTNIALAIQLHPEFTKNIGKIIVLGGAFAVNGNVNPAAEANIFSDPDSADIVFTSGADVLAVGINVTHQVIFTDADREKLAASTCHLAQYLCKILDVYYNYHYDAYNIKGVYLHDPAVMLAAIDPSLFTWTEGVVRVQTSGITRGLTILYNKQKRFGEVTEWTDKPTVKVAVTVDGTKVAKLIMDRLTSS; encoded by the exons ATGGCCGAGTTAGAGTCCAAGAAGCAAAAGCTCATAATTGACACTGATCCTGGCATTG ATGATGCAATGGCAATATTTGTGGCATTGCAATCACCTAAAGtggaagtgattggtcttactACTATATATGGCAATGTCTACACCACTTTAGCAACAAGAAATGCCTTGCATTTG TTAGAGGTGGCTGGGAGGACGGATATCCCAGTAGCTGAAGGATCTCATGTCACAATCACT AAAGGTACAAAGCTCCGTATAGCTGACTTTGTTCACGGGACTGATGGACTGGGCAACCAAAACTTTCCTTCTCCTAATGGGAAGCCAATTGAAAAATCTGCAGCTACGTTCCTTGTCGAGGAAGCCAAGAAGTATCCTGGAGAAATTACTGTGGTGGCTCTTGGTCCCCTAACAAATATAGCCCTG GCAATACAACTACATCCTGAATTTACgaaaaatataggaaaaattattgttcTTGGTGGAGCTTTTGCTGTGAATGGCAATGTGAATCCTGCAGCAGAAGCTAAT ATCTTTAGTGATCCAGACTCTGCAGATATTGTCTTCACAAGTGGAGCTGATGTTCTTGCTGTGGGAATTAATGTGACTCACCAAGTTATTTTCACTG ATGCTGATCGAGAAAAGTTGGCAGCATCAACTTGTCATTTGGCTCAGTACCTGTGCAAAATTTTAGACGTGTATTATAATTACCATTATGATGCATATAATATAAAAG GTGTGTATCTTCATGATCCTGCTGTCATGCTTGCTGCTATAGATCCTTCCTTATTTACTTGGACAGAAGGTGTTGTAAGAGTGCAAACGAGTGGCATTACTAGGGGTCTCACGATTCTGTATAACAAACAGAAAAG GTTCGGAGAAGTGACTGAGTGGACAGATAAGCCTACAGTTAAAGTAGCAGTCACCGTTGATGGTACAAAAGTGGCCAAATTGATCATGGATCGTCTTACTAGCTCATGA